The Rhodopirellula halodulae genome includes the window TGTTGTTTGCGAGCGAAAGACTTTTGACGAGTGTGAATACGGTGTCGCCTCGAAATTCGAAGTGGTACCGCTCAAGACGAACTGAACGCTTCACACTTCTGTTGGCGACGCTCTCGGAGTCGCCACGAGTAGAATTCAAACCATATTTTTACTTGATGAAGAATGGTTGAACTGGGGTAGCTTCTGTTGCCGGAAAAGTGAGTCCGGATCTAGGATCCGCGTCACACGAAATCCCCCCGTTTCAAGCGGTTCGAAATGAATAATAAGTACGCTGTTGGCACTTCGTTGGAGCCAACTGTCGCCACGCTACAAGCCAGTGTGAGTTCAGGGAAATCTCGGTCACGAAAGTCCGAACGTTTTGACGCGACGACTCACTCAACTTCATCCACAGTCCTTCCCTACTCTGAAACAGAGTCACTGTGGAAACGATGCAGGCGATTGCCCTGGACAATGCTCCATCAGCTCACAGGGGGCAAGATCGCACAGGCATGTCTGGCTCGCACCGCCATCGTTTCTCAGCGGATGATGGGAATCGGAGCGGGGGCGGGAGTAATGAATAGCGGAGAGGCCAACTTATTCAAAATGTTACGACGCCGAGCAAGTGGATCTCTCGTCGTCTTTGACGTCGGAGCCAACCATGGGCAATTCTTGAGTTTGGCACGCAAGTCACTCGAAGGGGCAGACTATCAAATTCATTGTTTCGAACCCTCCAAAGAAGCTTTTCGGTCTCTCCTGAGCCGTGGACCTGAATCACGGGTCATACTCAACAATTTCGCGGTGGGAAACAGTGAAGGAACTCGCGTGCTGTACTACGATCGATCTGGTTCGGGGATGGCGTCGCTGACTAAACGAGAGCTTGCCCATCGAGGGATCCAATTTGACCAGTCAGAAGACGTCTCGGTCGCCACGCTTGACAGCTATTGCGAAACACGCGAAATCCACAACATTGATTTGCTCAAACTCGACATTGAAGGCCATGAGCTGGAAGCTTTGAGAGGAGCCGAGAGAACATTTGACAGAAACGCCGTCGGCATGGTGATGTTTGAGATGGGCGGCTGCAATGTCGATACACGCACGTTTTTTCGAGACTTCTGGCGGTTCTTCACCGATCGCAAAATGACCCTGCATCGAATCACTCCCTCGGGGCGTTTACTGGAAATTCGTCGTTACAAAGAAACTCACGAGCAATTCCGAACCACAAATTTTGTCGCTATCCGGCAGGATGATCAGCAATCGGAAATGGAAAGCTGCTGAGGCTTTGTTCCCATAGGCGAACTGGGAGAAATTCTAGGTTCTCCAGGTTTTGGATTCGGTCTTGCAGCGAGAGGCCGCCATTTGATATGCCCTGGTGATCCCCGCATCTTGCCAGGACGCTTAGCGAATTGAATCAGCATGGCTACACCGATGAAGCCTGAAATCAGCGTGATCATCACAACGTTCAATGCACCCGATGAGCTGTGGCTCGTCCTGGTTGGATACCAGATGCAGACGGAACGCAATTTCGAGATCTTGATCGCCGATGACGGTTCCGATTCGAAGACGGCAGCCGTGATTGAACGATTTCGCCAAACGTGCGATATAGAAACGCATCATGTCTGGCACGAAGATGCGGGCTTTCGGAAATGCGAGATCCTGAACCGGGCCATTGAACTGGCCAACAGTGATTATCTGCTTTTCACGGATGGAGATTGCATCCCCAGGCCGGACTTTCTTGCGGTCCACCTGCGTGAAGCGGAGCCGAAGCGGTTTCTGTCTGGCACCTACAACAACCTCCCAAAGTCGTTCAAAGGACTGATCACTGAATCGAATGTTCGTTCAGGAACCGTGTTTCAGTCGAAATGGCTTCGTGAGAACGGGATGCCGCAGAATTTTAAAAGCCTTCGGCTAATCCAAAACAAAGCTTTGATTTCCATTCTGAACCGTCTTACCACAACCCGTCCCACTTGGAATGGATGTAACGTCTCGGGGTGGAAGTCGGACGTTATAGCCGTCAACGGGTATGACGAAAGAATGCGATACGGAGGACTCGATCGCGAAATTGGTTTACGGATGAACAATTTAGGAATTCGTGGGAAGCAAATTCGATTCAAGGCCATTTGCTTGCACGTTGATCATCCACGGGGTTACATGAACGACGAAGATTTGAAAAAGAATCTGTCGATTCGCAATGAAACCATCCGTGGCAATGTCACCCGCACCCCTTACGGTATCCAGCGTGACGGTATCCAGCGTGCGGCGTGACAATGAATTCAGTCCATCGTGAATTGTCTGAATCCGTTCGCGTCGCCGACGGCCGTATTGCTGATGAAGCCGGCGTAAACCGTGGGGTGAGTGATCCAAGCAAGGCTTGCGTGATTTCAATTAGCGGCGGGCTCGGGAATCAGATGCTCCAATACGCTGCTGCTCGAGCGTATTCGATTCATCATGGATGTTCCTTGTTCCTGGATCTGAAGTTTTATTCCAGTCGACGGCATCGGTCTTTTGAGTTGGATGCGTTTCCGATCCAAGCGGAAAATTGGGTGAAGCCGAGTCTGATCAGTGAATTTGTGAATAAGTTGCGAGGAGGCAGGGAATCGGTTCCAGTCTATCAAGAAGAATCCAAGCGATTTGACCCACGATTCTTTGAAACGAGTCCACCGCTGAAGCTTCGCGGTTACTTCTTTTCTGAGAAGTATTTTTTACCCTATGCGGATCAAATTCGGTCTGAGTTGACTCCACCTGTAGCACCGGACCAACCCGCACGTGAGATGGCTCGCCGTCTCAGTGAGAATATGTCGACGTCATTGCATGTTCGTCGGGGTGACTACGTGAGCAACCCGAATGCACGGCAGCGGTTCTGGAGTTGCACAAGCGAATACTTTGAAGCGGCGATTGAGATGTTGCCTGCTGACTCAACTGTCTTTGTTTTTTCCGATGACATTGAGTGGGCGAAGAAAAATATCCGCTCGTCTCGAAAAACCGTTTTCGTCAATGATGAACTGAAGCGAGCTGGGTCGCCTGATACCGGTTTGAGAGACTTGTGGCTGATGACGCATGCCAAGTCGCATGTGATTGCCAACTCGTCGTTCAGTTGGTGGGGAGCTTGGCTATCTGGTTCAGAAGCGAACTTGACGATCGCTCCCAAAAAATGGTTTAACGATCCAGAGGTCGATGACTCTGATATTGTTCCGTCAACATGGCTACGGATCTAGCGGCAGTTTCGGGAGCCCTCGTATTTCCGACCTGTTTGGTTTCTCAATTCCAGTATTGAATACATGTTCAACTACCTTCTGAAATACTCACGCCGCAAAATTGACCCGATTGATCTGCTTCAGCGGCTGACCGAAGGCAAGGGCGAGTATCGCAGTCTTGTGCATGTTGGTGCTCATCTGGGTCAGGAACGGTCAAACTACGAATCGAAAGGTTATCGTAAGATTCTGTGGATCGAAGGT containing:
- a CDS encoding FkbM family methyltransferase produces the protein MLHQLTGGKIAQACLARTAIVSQRMMGIGAGAGVMNSGEANLFKMLRRRASGSLVVFDVGANHGQFLSLARKSLEGADYQIHCFEPSKEAFRSLLSRGPESRVILNNFAVGNSEGTRVLYYDRSGSGMASLTKRELAHRGIQFDQSEDVSVATLDSYCETREIHNIDLLKLDIEGHELEALRGAERTFDRNAVGMVMFEMGGCNVDTRTFFRDFWRFFTDRKMTLHRITPSGRLLEIRRYKETHEQFRTTNFVAIRQDDQQSEMESC
- a CDS encoding glycosyltransferase family 2 protein encodes the protein MATPMKPEISVIITTFNAPDELWLVLVGYQMQTERNFEILIADDGSDSKTAAVIERFRQTCDIETHHVWHEDAGFRKCEILNRAIELANSDYLLFTDGDCIPRPDFLAVHLREAEPKRFLSGTYNNLPKSFKGLITESNVRSGTVFQSKWLRENGMPQNFKSLRLIQNKALISILNRLTTTRPTWNGCNVSGWKSDVIAVNGYDERMRYGGLDREIGLRMNNLGIRGKQIRFKAICLHVDHPRGYMNDEDLKKNLSIRNETIRGNVTRTPYGIQRDGIQRAA
- a CDS encoding alpha-1,2-fucosyltransferase is translated as MLQYAAARAYSIHHGCSLFLDLKFYSSRRHRSFELDAFPIQAENWVKPSLISEFVNKLRGGRESVPVYQEESKRFDPRFFETSPPLKLRGYFFSEKYFLPYADQIRSELTPPVAPDQPAREMARRLSENMSTSLHVRRGDYVSNPNARQRFWSCTSEYFEAAIEMLPADSTVFVFSDDIEWAKKNIRSSRKTVFVNDELKRAGSPDTGLRDLWLMTHAKSHVIANSSFSWWGAWLSGSEANLTIAPKKWFNDPEVDDSDIVPSTWLRI